In one window of Zingiber officinale cultivar Zhangliang chromosome 11A, Zo_v1.1, whole genome shotgun sequence DNA:
- the LOC122032690 gene encoding histone H1-like, with protein sequence MAVGEVPVKEKKTRPAKVPKEKKPKGSKAAAPAHPPYFQMIKEAILALNEKTGSSPYAIAKFMEEKHKGVLPENYKKVLFVQLKNFASKGKLLKVKASFKLSQTGKDEKKKKKKEVAKKPEKKPEKEAKKPRGTRKRKEVSSETPSKKVPKAPSKPKRAPAKKAKSLAVSPKPKQPKSIKSPAAKRTRKAAA encoded by the exons ATGGCCGTTGGCGAGGTACCCGTTAAGGAGAAGAAGACCAGGCCGGCGAAGGTCCCTAAGGAGAAGAAGCCCAAGGGTTCCAAGGCCGCCGCCCCCGCTCATCCTCCTTATTTCCAG ATGATCAAAGAGGCGATTTTGGCCTTGAACGAAAAGACTGGATCGAGTCCCTACGCGATCGCCAAGTTCATGGAGGAGAAGCACAAGGGAGTGCTGCCGGAGAACTACAAGAAGGTTTTGTTCGTCCAGCTGAAGAACTTCGCATCGAAAGGGAAACTCTTGAAGGTGAAGGCCTCGTTCAAGCTGTCGCAGACCGGAAaggacgagaagaagaagaagaagaaggaggttgctAAGAAACCTGAGAAGAAGCCCGAGAAGGAAGCGAAGAAGCCGAGGGGGACCaggaagagaaaggaggtttcatCTGAGACTCCTTCAAAGAAGGTTCCCAAGGCGCCCTCGAAACCTAAAAGAGCTCCGGCGAAGAAGGCAAAGTCACTGGCGGTTTCTCCGAAACCCAAGCAGCCGAAGTCGATCAAATCCCCGGCGGCGAAGAGGACCCGGAAGGCCGCAGCTTGA
- the LOC122031191 gene encoding flap endonuclease 1-A-like: MGIKGLTKLIAENAPGAIREQTFESYSGQWIAMDASMSIYQFLVAVGRNGVETLTNEAGEVTSHLQGMLNRTTRLLQAEIMPAYIFDGQPPELKKRELVKRHVKRLDAMKDLTTAMENGNEDEIEKFSKRTVKMTKRHNEDCKRLLRLMGVPVIEAPCEAEAQCAALCKAGKVYAVASEDMDSLTFGAPRFVRHLTDPSSRRIPVIEFQMSKILEELKLTMEQFIDLCILSGCDYCDSIRGIGGQTALKLIRRHGCLENILQNINKERYRILKDWPYPEVRQLFQEPTVSLETPELKLTLPDEEGLLNFLVNENSFNKNRVAKAIERMKGVKNLYYQEKSETFFKPVLSASLPLKTKERKCLVHLPRALFKSGFMTAVDVSVICSSQMNILPPVRALRLPSSTPAHLGLGL; this comes from the exons ATGGGAATCAAG GGTTTAACGAAGCTCATAGCTGAGAACGCCCCGGGTGCCATCCGGGAGCAGACATTCGAGAGCTACTCTGGCCAGTGGATCGCCATGGACGCCAGCATGAGCATCTACCAGTTCCTC GTGGCTGTTGGAAGGAATGGGGTTGAGACCCTCACTAATGAGGCTGGTGAAGTGACCAG CCATTTGCAAGGAATGCTTAACCGAACAACAAGATTGCTGCAGGCGGAAATAATGCCAGC ATATATTTTTGATGGCCAACCACCAGAATTAAAGAAGAGAGAGCTGGTAAAAAG GCATGTGAAGAGATTGGATGCAATGAAAGATCTAACAACAGCAATGGAG AATGGGAATGAAGACGAAATTGAAAAGTTTAGCAAAAGGACCGTCAAG ATGACCAAGAGGCACAATGAAGATTGTAAAAGGCTATTAAGACTGATGGGCGTTCCAGTGATTGAG GCACCTTGTGAAGCAGAAGCTCAGTGTGCAGCTCTTTGCAAAGCCGGGAAG GTCTATGCTGTAGCATCAGAAGATATGGATTCGTTAACCTTTGGAGCACCTAGGTTTGTTCGTCATTTAACGGACCCAAGCTCTAGAAGGATACCTGTGATAGAGTTCCAAATGTCTAAG ATTCTTGAGGAGCTGAAACTCACAATGGAACAATTCATCGACTTATGTATTCTCTCTGGATGTGACTACTGTGACAGCATTAGAG GTATAGGGGGGCAAACAGCTTTAAAGCTTATTCGTCGACATGGTTGCCTGGAGAACATTTTGCAGAACATAAACAAGGAAAG ATACCGCATACTGAAGGATTGGCCTTATCCAGAAGTTAGGCAACTCTTTCAAGAGCCAACAGTTTCTTTGGAAACCCCTGAGCTGAAATTGACACTTCCAGATGAGGAG GGTCTTCTGAATTTTCTGGTGAATGAAAATAGCTTCAACAAAAATCGGGTAGCAAAG GCAATAGAAAGGATGAAAGGAGTCAAGAATTTGTATTATCAAGAAAA GTCGGAGACTTTTTTCAAACCAGTTCTAAGCGCATCTTTGCCTCTTAAAACAAAG GAAAGGAAATGCTTGGTTCACTTGCCCAGGGCACTCTTCAAATCTGGATTCATGACTGCTGTTGATGTCTCTGTGATCTGTAGCTCCCAAATGAACATTTTGCCGCCTGTTCGAGCTCTGCGACTGCCAAGCTCGACGCCTGCACATCTCGGTCTCGGACTGTGA
- the LOC122031190 gene encoding pentatricopeptide repeat-containing protein At3g56550-like, protein MAAAMCQGSKLLRLLQGCNTMHRLRHAQVLLHCYRRLRLDVAHKLLLSFCSTSAAGDLAYRIPFSHLPLPPSTRHWNALLRTASPLHAAFLYNAMIHSPSRPDAFTFSSLLTACAALANAGPKCREAHASILRRGLASHVVVATNLVRAYADTGSIDDARKLFDEMPGKDLVSWNSMLSCYCRAGLHQDALSLHDRMRLAGVDLDEYTAVGLLSSCSHLGALDFGIQIHRFAAENGFLRRSLFVGNALIDMYAKCGRLDEASQVFDGMPRRDNATWNAMIVGLGIHGHANEAISLFQRMSMAGVRPNSVTFLGLLMGCSHHGLVEDGVRYYHLMSSAYGMKPDLKHYGCMVDMFGRAGNLNQALEFIDGLTCKDDPVLWRTLLNASRIHGNVEIGEIAIGNLVEMSAHNAGDCALLSEIYEQSGDQEGVSRMRKLVKDQGIKTTPGWSCIEINGEVRKFVVGDVSHPESGDIFMKVEEMISRALFLGYVKCRSKLFEKGYANSESDYHSEMLAIALGLLRTPKGMTLRIVKNLRVCKDCHSLTKFASRIYDREIVVRDRIRFHHFKNGMCTCNDYW, encoded by the coding sequence ATGGCGGCGGCGATGTGCCAGGGATCCAAATTGCTCCGCCTCCTCCAGGGCTGCAACACCATGCACCGCCTCCGCCACGCCCAGGTCCTCCTTCACTGCTACCGCCGCCTCCGCCTTGACGTCGCCCATAAGCTCCTCCTCTCCTTCTGCTCCACTTCGGCGGCCGGAGACCTCGCCTACCGCATCCCCTTCTcccatctccctcttcccccctcCACCCGCCACTGGAACGCCCTCCTCCGCACCGCCTCGCCTCTCCACGCCGCCTTCCTCTACAACGCCATGATCCACTCCCCATCCCGCCCCGACGCCTTCACCTTCTCCTCCCTCCTAACGGCCTGCGCTGCCCTCGCCAACGCCGGGCCCAAGTGTCGGGAGGCTCACGCGTCGATCCTCCGCCGCGGCCTCGCCTCCCACGTCGTGGTCGCCACCAACCTCGTCCGCGCCTACGCTGACACCGGCTCCATCGACGACGCCCGGAAGCTGTTCGACGAGATGCCTGGCAAAGACCTGGTGTCCTGGAACTCGATGCTCTCCTGCTATTGCCGCGCCGGGCTCCACCAAGATGCCTTGTCGCTCCACGACCGGATGCGGCTTGCCGGCGTCGACCTTGATGAGTACACCGCCGTCGGATTGCTCTCCTCTTGCTCTCACTTGGGCGCATTAGATTTCGGCATCCAGATCCACAGATTTGCAGCGGAAAATGGGTTCTTAAGACGGAGCTTGTTCGTCGGCAATGCCTTGATCGACATGTATGCTAAATGTGGCAGACTGGATGAGGCAAGCCAGGTGTTCGATGGAATGCCGAGGAGAGACAATGCTACCTGGAATGCGATGATCGTCGGACTGGGAATCCATGGCCATGCTAATGAAGCTATCTCCCTTTTCCAGAGGATGTCGATGGCCGGAGTCCGACCAAACTCCGTCACATTTCTCGGTTTGCTGATGGGTTGCAGTCACCATGGCTTAGTTGAAGATGGTGTTAGATATTATCACTTGATGAGCTCTGCCTATGGTATGAAGCCCGATCTCAAGCATTATGGATGCATGGTCGACATGTTTGGTCGTGCCGGTAATCTCAATCAAGCGCTTGAATTTATCGACGGTTTGACCTGCAAGGATGACCCGGTCCTATGGCGAACGCTGCTAAATGCATCCAGGATCCATGGGAATGTGGAGATCGGTGAAATTGCTATCGGAAACCTTGTTGAAATGTCAGCTCATAATGCGGGGGATTGTGCTCTTCTTTCGGAGATTTATGAGCAATCCGGCGACCAAGAAGGCGTCTCTAGAATGAGAAAATTGGTGAAGGATCAAGGAATCAAAACTACCCCTGGCTGGAGCTGCATAGAGATAAACGGAGAAGTTCGAAAATTTGTCGTCGGTGATGTTTCGCATCCGGAGAGTGGAGATATATTTATGAAGGTGGAGGAGATGATCAGCCGAGCATTGTTTCTTGGCTATGTAAAGTGTCGATCCAAGCTCTTTGAGAAAGGCTACGCAAACAGCGAGTCCGACTACCATAGCGAGATGTTAGCCATTGCTCTCGGGCTGCTCCGAACTCCCAAAGGGATGACTCTTCGAATCGTGAAGAATCTGAGGGTGTGCAAGGATTGTCATTCTCTGACAAAGTTTGCTTCCAGGATATATGATCGAGAGATAGTTGTTCGGGATCGCATTCGGTTTCATCATTTCAAAAACGGCATGTGCACCTGCAACGACTATTGGTGA
- the LOC122031193 gene encoding uncharacterized protein LOC122031193, with amino-acid sequence MLFAGALAPPLLRLPRVPLPGGRSVVLATKLPTADGPSENPSAARSNRVSASRNPPPRPPDPASGSPTGGALRGSDVLLALQRAVAEKEARRLSEKRRRRGKRRTPTTHGGGGDGGEKGFDSFEQVRPIEIRSDWETRIEELEKRIQELRSQYQ; translated from the coding sequence ATGCTCTTCGCCGGAGCTCTTGCGCCGCCCTTGCTCCGCCTCCCTCGCGTGCCTCTCCCTGGAGGCCGCTCCGTCGTCCTCGCCACCAAACTCCCGACGGCCGATGGTCCGTCGGAGAACCCTTCCGCCGCCCGATCCAACCGCGTTTCCGCGAGCAGGAACCCTCCTCCTCGCCCTCCGGATCCCGCGAGCGGATCTCCCACCGGAGGAGCTTTAAGGGGATCCGACGTTCTGCTGGCGCTTCAAAGAGCCGTCGCCGAGAAGGAGGCGCGGAGGCTGAgcgagaagaggaggaggagggggaagAGGAGAACGCCGACGACGCACGGCGGCGGAGGAGATGGAGGAGAAAAGGGCTTCGACTCATTCGAGCAAGTCCGGCCGATCGAGATCAGGAGCGATTGGGAGACACGGATCGAGGAGCTGGAAAAGCGAATTCAAGAACTGCGATCGCAGTACCAATAG
- the LOC122031192 gene encoding uncharacterized protein LOC122031192 isoform X1 has product MNSTTGRGGGDGDSPDLVCQLDCVQGMVDALSSVRWKRNQDAVVEISEHGLVLVVEESGCLQAKVYLKRELFLAYEFAAEGRPRFGLSLGLFVDCLNIFSTPGHAPAIEIRYPGPDMQLLLKSVDSPDACIYAEIRTRIPDTVSWDCNFEPTGNVPVSFTVKSAILKEAIDDLEWPGSDIQISLQPDPPSVTFRGEGHGDLQIEFLHYANTDLLIAFQCTRSVSNRYKYKFLRAMTSNIPSSVLKDNRGSKVTVGRGGMLKIQHLVSVRRSSAQHSRGNQQPGHIAYIEFFVKPEEEADEEESPIGDN; this is encoded by the exons ATGAACTCGACGACCGGAAGGGGCGGTGGCGACGGAGACTCGCCGGACCTCGTGTGCCAGCTCGACTGCGTCCAGGGCATGGTCGACGCGCTCTCCTCCGTTCGCTGGAAGCGCAATCAG GATGCTGTGGTCGAGATCTCCGAGCACGGGCTCGTCCTCGTCGTGGAGGAGTCTGGCTGCCTCCAGGCCAAGGTGTATCTTAAGCGTGAG CTGTTTCTTGCGTATGAGTTCGCGGCGGAGGGGCGACCGAGGTTCGGCCTGAGCTTGGGGCTGTTCGTTGACTGCCTCAACATCTTCTCCACTCCTGGACATGCCCCTGCCATTGAAATCCGTTACCCCGGCCCTGACATGCAACTGCTTCTGAA GTCGGTCGACTCTCCCGATGCCTGTATTTATGCTGAGATTAGAACGAGAATCCCCGACACCGTTTCTTGGGACTGTAACTTCGAACCCACCGGAAATGTTCCTGTTAGTTTTACAGTCAAG TCTGCTATTCTAAAGGAAGCTATCGACGATCTTGAATGGCCTGGTTCCGACATCCAGATAAGCCTACAACCTGACCCCCCTTCCGTGACATTTAGAGGCGAAGGCCATGGGGACTTGCAG ATAGAATTCCTGCATTACGCAAATACTGATCTTCTAATTGCGTTCCAGTGTACTCGATCTGTCTCTAACAG GTACAAGTACAAATTTCTCCGAGCAATGACATCGAACATTCCAAGCAGTGTGTTGAAGGACAACAGAGGAAGCAAAGTGACTGTGGGGAGGGGAGGGATGCTGAAGATACAGCACTTGGTATCGGTTAGAAGATCATCGGCCCAACATTCGCGAGGCAATCAGCAGCCTGGCCACATCGCTTACATTGAGTTCTTTGTCAAACCAGAAGAAGAAGCAGACGAAGAAGAAAGCCCTATAGGCGACAATTAG
- the LOC122031192 gene encoding uncharacterized protein LOC122031192 isoform X2 produces the protein MNSTTGRGGGDGDSPDLVCQLDCVQGMVDALSSVRWKRNQDAVVEISEHGLVLVVEESGCLQAKVYLKRELFLAYEFAAEGRPRFGLSLGLFVDCLNIFSTPGHAPAIEIRYPGPDMQLLLKSVDSPDACIYAEIRTRIPDTVSWDCNFEPTGNVPVSFTVKEAIDDLEWPGSDIQISLQPDPPSVTFRGEGHGDLQIEFLHYANTDLLIAFQCTRSVSNRYKYKFLRAMTSNIPSSVLKDNRGSKVTVGRGGMLKIQHLVSVRRSSAQHSRGNQQPGHIAYIEFFVKPEEEADEEESPIGDN, from the exons ATGAACTCGACGACCGGAAGGGGCGGTGGCGACGGAGACTCGCCGGACCTCGTGTGCCAGCTCGACTGCGTCCAGGGCATGGTCGACGCGCTCTCCTCCGTTCGCTGGAAGCGCAATCAG GATGCTGTGGTCGAGATCTCCGAGCACGGGCTCGTCCTCGTCGTGGAGGAGTCTGGCTGCCTCCAGGCCAAGGTGTATCTTAAGCGTGAG CTGTTTCTTGCGTATGAGTTCGCGGCGGAGGGGCGACCGAGGTTCGGCCTGAGCTTGGGGCTGTTCGTTGACTGCCTCAACATCTTCTCCACTCCTGGACATGCCCCTGCCATTGAAATCCGTTACCCCGGCCCTGACATGCAACTGCTTCTGAA GTCGGTCGACTCTCCCGATGCCTGTATTTATGCTGAGATTAGAACGAGAATCCCCGACACCGTTTCTTGGGACTGTAACTTCGAACCCACCGGAAATGTTCCTGTTAGTTTTACAGTCAAG GAAGCTATCGACGATCTTGAATGGCCTGGTTCCGACATCCAGATAAGCCTACAACCTGACCCCCCTTCCGTGACATTTAGAGGCGAAGGCCATGGGGACTTGCAG ATAGAATTCCTGCATTACGCAAATACTGATCTTCTAATTGCGTTCCAGTGTACTCGATCTGTCTCTAACAG GTACAAGTACAAATTTCTCCGAGCAATGACATCGAACATTCCAAGCAGTGTGTTGAAGGACAACAGAGGAAGCAAAGTGACTGTGGGGAGGGGAGGGATGCTGAAGATACAGCACTTGGTATCGGTTAGAAGATCATCGGCCCAACATTCGCGAGGCAATCAGCAGCCTGGCCACATCGCTTACATTGAGTTCTTTGTCAAACCAGAAGAAGAAGCAGACGAAGAAGAAAGCCCTATAGGCGACAATTAG
- the LOC122031002 gene encoding calponin homology domain-containing protein DDB_G0272472-like, whose protein sequence is MQDKIETFINEVRQEICISGVGDKASLDMAIGGRLRLKNELETNSFEKVFGIPDGVALDQIEVCFDEEDAILMILMPKSTNMEGEVHERASGKVDEGELNRNGLETDTHRKEDEETKKEEVDESNKKFDLPQRPSIEIEAPNIREQLPPSFGVKANGSGKVDEDEVNRNGSEADTHREEDEEMKNEEVDESNKKFDLPQRPLVEIEASSIGEQLSPSFGFEPKGEQQQIEEEKHNGQPLKEDESPRTSEVNQALNQPKISPSIDKEQEDKKGGVGKSHELDNKLIDEKGPPQQLNKELETGNKDKLPMKEVKGEVDQRETREIDKEREASEVNQTLGHPKIHQHIDKEHQEEQEKHDDKKRDVAEEQIRVLPRQRIEELETIKKDELSTKEMKGKRRRKEQRGLGVPPPSLVVSAFLLSLAALVIKLVRNQKRT, encoded by the coding sequence ATGCAAGATAAGATTGAAACATTCATAAATGAAGTGAGGCAAGAGATTTGCATCAGTGGTGTAGGAGACAAAGCATCCTTGGATATGGCGATCGGAGGAAGACTGCGGTTGAAGAACGAGCTCGAGACCAATTCTTTCGAAAAGGTATTTGGTATCCCCGATGGTGTGGCATTGGATCAGATTGAGGTTTGTTTCGATGAAGAGGATGCCATCCTAATGATTTTGATGCCCAAATCCACCAACATGGAAGGTGAAGTCCATGAAAGAGCTAGTGGCAAAGTTGATGAAGGTGAATTAAATCGAAATGGGTTAGAGACCGACACTCATcgaaaagaagatgaagaaactaAAAAAGAAGAAGTGGATGAGTCGAACAAGAAATTTGATCTACCCCAAAGGCCGTCTATTGAGATTGAAGCTCCAAATATCAGGGAACAATTGCCCCCTTCATTTGGTGTCAAAGCGAATGGTAGTGGCAAAGTTGATGAAGATGAAGTAAACCGAAATGGGTCAGAGGCCGACACTCatcgagaagaagatgaagaaatgaaaaatgaagaaGTTGATGAGTCGAACAAGAAATTTGATCTACCCCAACGGCCCTTGGTCGAGATTGAAGCTTCAAGTATCGGAGAACAGTTGTCCCCTTCATTTGGTTTCGAACCGAAAGGAGAACAACAACAAATCGAGGAGGAAAAGCACAATGGCCAACCGTTAAAAGAAGACGAAAGTCCAAGAACTTCCGAAGTAAATCAAGCTCTCAACCAACCCAAGATATCCCCAAGTATCGATAAGGAACAAGAAGATAAGAAAGGTGGTGTGGGTAAATCACATGAATTAGACAATAAGCTGATAGATGAAAAAGGTCCCCCGCAACAACTTAACAAAGAACTTGAGACGGGCAATAAGGATAAATTGCCAATGAAGGAAGTGAAGGGTGAAGTCGATCAAAGAGAGACTCGAGAAATCGACAAGGAAAGGGAAGCTTCCGAAGTAAATCAAACTCTAGGCCACCCCAAGATACACCAACATATAGATAAAGAACACCAAGAAGAGCAAGAGAAACATGACGATAAGAAAAGAGATGTGGCCGAAGAGCAAATTCGTGTACTCCCACGACAACGTATCGAAGAACTTGAGACGATCAAGAAGGATGAATTGTCGACGAAAGAAATGAAGGGTAAAAGAAGGAGAAAGGAGCAGAGAGGACTAGGTGTGCCACCACCATCGTTAGTAGTATCGGCTTTTCTCTTATCTCTAGCGGCATTGGTCATCAAACTAGTGAGGAATCAAAAGCGAACTTAG